From Kamptonema formosum PCC 6407, a single genomic window includes:
- a CDS encoding non-ribosomal peptide synthetase, whose product MENQTSNLSATKKALLEKWKAGKLRSYAIPKRPNCNQIPLSFAQQRLWFIDRLYEGSSFYNIPTAIHLKGLLDVTALKQSLNEIMKRHEGWRTSFVIVDRQPFQAIASKLTWELPIVNLEHLSGKNWDIEVQKIASEEAKKPFDLSQAPLVRATLLRLSETEHIFLLTMHHIVSDGWSISVFAGELATLYAAFFTGQSPLLPELPIQYADFAIWQRDRLQGELLATQLNYWKQQLGGDLPVLQLPLDRSRPTITTFNGAKQYFTFSKSLTEALSKLCQQEEATLFMTLLTAFNTLLYRYTEQEDILIGSSIANRNQAELEGILGLFVNTLVMRNDLSGNPSFRTLLSRVRGVTLDAYAHQDLPFEKLVEELQPDRDLSRNPLFQVMFVLQNTPKSEREIAGLTLRSLEFDSGTSQFDIFLSISESKEGLTGFLEYSTDLFDVATITGLIDNFQTLLESIVANPDCPISELPILTTQQREKLLLEWNNTQTTYPQDASLHQLFEWQVQDFPESLALIDSSEKITYRQLNQKVNQLAHYLQKLGVTTETLVGICLDRSVEMIVGILAILKAGGAYIPLDPNYPADRLSFMLSDSQVSLVISHSSLIDRFQKIQVVCLDNDWEIIDRESQENPAIISKSDNLAYVIYTSGSTGTPKGVLGTHRGTVNGLNWLWKTYPFESEEICCQKTAISFVDSVWEIFAPLLQGIPTVIIPDAIVKDTKLFLETLDRHHVTRVILVPSLLRLIVDTYGNLTKKLSNLKLWITSGEALTLNLARSFTKLLPSAKLINLYGSSEVSANATYYDTSLLPEKATSVPIGRPINNTQVYILDRHLQPTPVGVWGELYIGGDGLAKGYLNRPELTAERFIDNIFVSGTKLYKTGDLGRYLHDGNVEYLGRRDEQVKIRGFRVELGEIESAIVQHPDIRESVVIIRDDTQGDKQLIAYIVTDEPNLVSQLHGYLLLKLPDYMIPSAFVVLDAIPLTPNGKVDKRSLPTDNLLRSNSTKSFISPRNLSELGLVKIWENLLAINSIGVTDNFFELGGHSFLAVRLMAQIYERFGHNLPLSILFENPTIEKLAKIVSQPTNLSSGSPLVAINASGVRTPFFCVHAAGGDILAYLNLADKIGGEQPFYALEQSPNSVEVEPKSVEETAAYYLQEIRTVQPEGPYLLGGWCFGGVVAFEMAQQLQKQGQKVDLLVVIDAILPETVIQPTKDDDAKFLIRLAESVKNWFGIDFSVSYEEMRSLPLDEQFQLLNRKANFIVSDTEMAQYIRDYKVFKSHVQAMRDYVPCVYPHKITLFRAHDKIEHDFESTEFHSDDLLLGWGKCSQQAIEVIEVPGNHFSMFAEPHIQKLAEQLKFCLDRLVSYPK is encoded by the coding sequence ATGGAAAACCAAACGTCTAATCTATCAGCAACCAAAAAAGCCCTTCTGGAAAAATGGAAGGCAGGGAAATTGAGAAGTTATGCTATTCCCAAGCGACCAAATTGTAACCAGATACCCTTATCTTTTGCCCAGCAAAGACTCTGGTTTATCGATCGACTTTATGAGGGAAGTTCCTTTTATAATATTCCAACTGCAATTCATTTAAAGGGACTGCTTGATGTGACGGCGCTTAAGCAAAGTCTCAATGAAATTATGAAGCGTCACGAAGGTTGGCGGACGAGTTTTGTAATAGTAGATAGGCAACCCTTTCAGGCGATCGCATCTAAATTAACCTGGGAATTACCGATCGTCAACCTCGAACATTTATCTGGTAAAAATTGGGATATTGAAGTTCAAAAAATAGCAAGCGAGGAAGCTAAAAAACCTTTTGATTTATCCCAAGCGCCTCTGGTACGGGCAACTTTGCTGCGTCTAAGCGAAACAGAACATATTTTCCTTTTGACCATGCACCACATCGTCTCCGATGGATGGTCTATCTCAGTGTTTGCAGGGGAATTGGCAACGCTGTATGCGGCGTTTTTCACAGGTCAATCTCCGTTATTACCCGAACTTCCTATCCAGTATGCAGATTTTGCAATTTGGCAGCGCGATCGCTTGCAAGGTGAATTACTCGCTACCCAACTCAATTACTGGAAACAACAACTAGGCGGTGATTTACCTGTATTGCAATTGCCTCTCGATCGTTCCAGACCTACTATTACCACATTTAATGGTGCAAAGCAATACTTTACTTTTTCCAAAAGTCTAACAGAGGCACTAAGTAAATTATGTCAGCAAGAAGAAGCCACTTTATTTATGACTTTGCTGACCGCTTTTAATACTTTACTTTACCGCTATACAGAGCAAGAAGATATCCTCATCGGTTCTTCAATTGCTAATCGTAATCAAGCAGAATTAGAAGGAATACTTGGCTTATTTGTCAATACATTGGTAATGCGAAATGACCTCAGCGGCAACCCAAGTTTTCGCACGCTTTTGAGTCGGGTACGCGGGGTAACTCTCGACGCTTACGCACATCAGGATTTGCCTTTCGAGAAGCTAGTAGAGGAATTGCAACCCGATCGAGATTTAAGCCGAAATCCTTTGTTTCAGGTCATGTTTGTACTGCAAAATACCCCGAAGTCTGAGCGAGAGATTGCTGGGTTAACTTTGCGTAGTTTGGAGTTTGATAGTGGCACATCTCAGTTTGACATTTTCCTGTCTATTAGTGAATCTAAGGAAGGATTAACTGGATTTCTAGAGTATAGTACAGACTTATTTGATGTGGCAACAATCACAGGACTAATCGACAATTTTCAAACTTTACTGGAAAGCATCGTTGCTAATCCAGATTGCCCAATTTCTGAATTACCAATCCTAACTACCCAACAGCGAGAAAAACTATTATTGGAGTGGAATAATACTCAAACGACTTATCCGCAAGATGCCTCTCTCCATCAATTATTTGAATGGCAAGTACAGGATTTTCCTGAGAGTTTAGCATTGATCGATAGCTCCGAAAAAATAACCTATCGACAACTCAATCAAAAAGTCAATCAACTTGCACATTATTTACAAAAATTGGGAGTAACAACTGAAACTTTAGTAGGAATTTGTCTGGATCGATCGGTGGAAATGATAGTGGGAATTCTGGCAATACTGAAAGCTGGCGGTGCTTACATTCCTCTCGATCCAAATTATCCAGCAGATCGTCTTTCTTTCATGCTTTCTGATTCGCAAGTTTCGTTAGTTATCAGTCATTCATCATTAATCGATCGCTTTCAAAAAATACAGGTTGTCTGTCTAGATAATGACTGGGAAATTATCGATCGCGAAAGTCAAGAAAATCCTGCCATCATATCTAAAAGTGACAATCTTGCTTATGTAATCTACACTTCGGGTTCAACTGGAACTCCTAAAGGCGTTCTTGGCACTCACCGAGGTACAGTTAATGGGTTAAACTGGTTGTGGAAAACTTATCCCTTTGAAAGTGAAGAGATTTGTTGTCAGAAAACAGCTATTAGTTTTGTAGATTCAGTTTGGGAAATTTTTGCTCCCTTACTCCAAGGAATTCCCACTGTTATTATTCCCGATGCAATTGTCAAAGACACTAAACTATTCCTAGAAACGCTCGATCGCCATCACGTTACGCGAGTCATACTTGTTCCTTCCTTGCTGCGGCTAATTGTAGATACTTACGGTAATTTAACCAAGAAATTGTCGAACTTGAAACTTTGGATAACCAGTGGAGAAGCACTAACTCTCAACTTAGCACGATCGTTCACAAAATTGCTTCCATCTGCTAAATTGATCAACCTTTATGGTTCATCTGAAGTTTCTGCAAATGCCACTTACTACGATACAAGTTTATTACCAGAAAAAGCAACTAGCGTTCCGATCGGTCGTCCTATTAATAACACTCAAGTTTACATATTAGACCGTCATTTACAACCAACTCCTGTAGGAGTCTGGGGTGAATTGTACATCGGCGGCGATGGATTAGCGAAGGGTTATTTGAATCGTCCTGAACTAACCGCAGAACGGTTTATTGATAACATCTTTGTATCGGGAACTAAGCTTTACAAAACTGGCGATCTAGGGCGTTATTTGCACGATGGTAATGTCGAATATTTAGGCCGCCGTGACGAACAAGTAAAAATCCGAGGTTTTCGAGTTGAGTTAGGAGAAATTGAAAGTGCGATAGTGCAACATCCAGATATTCGAGAATCTGTTGTCATTATTCGGGATGATACACAAGGCGATAAACAGTTGATTGCTTACATAGTAACAGATGAACCAAACTTAGTTTCACAACTGCACGGTTACTTGCTTCTTAAACTACCAGATTACATGATACCGTCTGCTTTTGTAGTGCTAGATGCGATACCGCTAACACCAAATGGTAAAGTAGATAAGCGATCGCTTCCAACTGATAATCTGCTCCGATCGAACTCCACAAAATCCTTTATTTCACCCAGAAATCTTTCCGAATTAGGCTTGGTAAAAATTTGGGAAAATCTGCTGGCTATTAACTCAATTGGAGTTACAGATAACTTTTTCGAGTTAGGAGGTCACTCCTTTTTAGCTGTACGCTTAATGGCTCAAATTTACGAACGGTTCGGACACAACCTTCCCCTATCTATTTTGTTTGAAAATCCAACAATTGAAAAACTCGCTAAAATTGTCAGCCAACCAACAAATTTGAGTTCTGGTTCCCCGTTGGTAGCTATTAATGCTTCGGGTGTGAGGACTCCTTTCTTTTGCGTACACGCCGCCGGAGGAGATATCCTTGCTTACCTAAACTTGGCAGATAAAATCGGTGGAGAGCAACCATTTTACGCCTTGGAACAGTCCCCTAACTCGGTCGAAGTTGAACCTAAATCAGTAGAAGAAACAGCAGCTTATTACCTCCAAGAAATTCGCACAGTGCAACCGGAAGGGCCATATCTTTTAGGAGGTTGGTGTTTTGGTGGTGTGGTTGCTTTTGAGATGGCGCAACAATTACAAAAACAAGGTCAAAAAGTGGATTTGTTAGTGGTAATTGACGCTATTTTGCCAGAAACAGTTATTCAACCAACAAAAGATGATGATGCTAAGTTTTTAATCCGGTTAGCTGAGTCAGTTAAAAACTGGTTCGGTATTGATTTTTCAGTCTCCTACGAGGAAATGCGATCGCTACCGTTAGATGAGCAATTTCAGTTATTGAATAGAAAGGCAAACTTCATCGTCAGCGACACGGAGATGGCGCAGTATATTCGCGATTACAAGGTTTTTAAATCTCACGTTCAAGCCATGCGAGATTATGTTCCCTGCGTTTATCCTCACAAAATTACGTTGTTTCGAGCTCACGATAAAATTGAGCATGATTTTGAAAGTACGGAGTTTCATAGCGATGATTTATTGTTAGGTTGGGGCAAATGTTCCCAGCAAGCGATCGAAGTTATTGAAGTTCCGGGAAATCATTTCTCCATGTTTGCTGAACCTCACATACAAAAATTAGCTGAGCAATTGAAATTTTGTCTCGATCGATTAGTTAGTTATCCAAAGTAA
- a CDS encoding hybrid sensor histidine kinase/response regulator, whose amino-acid sequence MNKPSILIIDDEPDNFDVIETLLSDPDYQLHYAASGQEAIASLDTFNPDLILLDVMMPETDGIEVCRQIKAMSKWQAVPIVMVTALSSKSDLAYCLTAGADDFITKPVNAIELRARVHSMLRIKHHYDDLQTLLKLREDMVKMVVHDLRNPLAGVLLGLELLKSIDYPRETQQTKLARIYSSAKALQVLIDDLLQIALLESGKIRLCCTEVDLRELIQSAISNFEAIAAQKNQLLIPQLPPDTTRKVFIDATMIHRMLDNLLSNAIKFSPSNSQIIVNLEFLTSGDAKIQVIDSGAGVPETFREKIFEKYEIGTLMSDIPQIGLGLAFCKMVVEAHGGAICVRNNQPRGAIFEITLAA is encoded by the coding sequence ATGAATAAACCATCGATTTTAATCATTGATGATGAACCTGATAACTTTGATGTAATTGAAACCCTCTTGAGCGATCCCGACTATCAATTGCATTATGCAGCTAGCGGTCAAGAGGCGATCGCATCCCTGGACACATTCAATCCCGATCTGATTTTGTTGGATGTGATGATGCCGGAAACAGACGGCATCGAAGTTTGTCGGCAAATCAAAGCCATGTCAAAATGGCAAGCCGTGCCGATCGTAATGGTAACGGCCTTAAGCTCAAAATCAGACCTTGCCTATTGTTTAACTGCGGGAGCCGACGACTTCATCACTAAACCTGTCAATGCTATTGAACTGCGTGCTCGCGTCCATTCAATGCTGCGAATTAAGCATCACTATGACGACCTGCAAACCTTACTCAAATTGCGGGAAGATATGGTTAAAATGGTAGTCCATGATTTACGCAATCCCTTGGCTGGTGTCTTGCTAGGCTTGGAACTCTTAAAAAGCATAGACTATCCCAGAGAAACCCAACAAACCAAACTGGCTCGAATTTACTCGTCAGCCAAAGCATTACAGGTATTAATTGATGATTTGTTGCAAATTGCGTTACTCGAATCAGGTAAAATTCGTCTCTGTTGTACAGAGGTCGATCTCCGCGAGCTGATACAATCTGCCATATCAAACTTTGAAGCGATCGCCGCTCAAAAAAATCAGTTGTTGATCCCCCAATTACCACCCGACACCACTAGAAAAGTTTTTATCGATGCCACCATGATCCATCGAATGCTGGATAATCTCCTCTCCAATGCCATTAAATTTTCCCCATCCAATAGTCAAATCATAGTAAATCTAGAATTTCTTACATCTGGCGATGCTAAAATTCAGGTGATTGACTCGGGGGCGGGTGTTCCTGAGACATTCCGGGAGAAGATTTTTGAGAAATACGAGATTGGAACTCTGATGTCGGATATACCTCAAATAGGGTTAGGTTTAGCTTTTTGCAAAATGGTCGTTGAGGCACATGGCGGTGCAATTTGTGTCAGAAATAATCAACCGCGAGGAGCTATTTTTGAAATCACTTTGGCAGCATAA
- a CDS encoding hybrid sensor histidine kinase/response regulator produces MSQCSILIVDDEPDNFDVIETLLSEQDYQLYYAANGHDALEYLDTFEPDLILLDVMMPGIDGIEVCRQIKALSKWQAVPIIMVTALNSKSDLAYCLTAGADDFISKPVNGIELRARVHSMLRIKQQYDNIQTLYDIQENTISVLESTLNELRGNLASSLSHELNTPLNGILGTIGLLKDDLEEIDISEVREMLSWADQSARRLESLTKKFLIYLELELSANRQQKIEFTGTKFSASAIEAALKSHAQTLNRHNDLMLALEEADIGISERYLSTILHELVDNALKFSSPETTIKVSSEVVGDMLKLSVYDSGRGMTEDQIAKIGAFMQFERKTYEQQGIGLALKIVKKIVELAGGEFSITSVYQKETTVTLSLPIIRH; encoded by the coding sequence ATGTCTCAATGCTCTATTTTAATTGTTGATGATGAACCTGATAATTTTGATGTGATTGAAACTCTGTTATCAGAGCAAGATTATCAATTGTATTACGCTGCTAATGGTCATGATGCGCTCGAGTATCTTGACACATTTGAACCCGATCTGATTTTGCTGGATGTGATGATGCCGGGAATAGACGGCATCGAGGTTTGTCGGCAAATTAAAGCTCTGTCAAAATGGCAAGCCGTCCCCATTATTATGGTGACAGCATTAAACTCCAAATCAGACCTTGCCTATTGTTTAACTGCCGGAGCTGACGACTTCATTAGTAAACCCGTTAATGGAATTGAACTGCGTGCTCGCGTGCATTCTATGCTCAGAATCAAGCAACAGTATGACAATATCCAGACCTTATACGATATCCAAGAAAATACCATCAGTGTCTTGGAAAGTACCCTCAATGAATTGCGTGGCAACTTAGCCTCTAGTCTATCTCACGAACTGAATACGCCCCTCAATGGCATCTTAGGCACAATCGGGTTGCTCAAGGACGATCTCGAAGAAATAGATATTTCTGAAGTCCGGGAGATGTTAAGCTGGGCGGATCAATCCGCCCGTCGCCTAGAAAGTTTAACGAAAAAATTCCTGATTTATTTAGAACTAGAACTATCAGCAAATCGGCAGCAGAAAATCGAATTTACCGGGACTAAATTTTCAGCTTCTGCCATTGAAGCCGCGTTGAAATCCCATGCTCAGACACTCAATCGTCACAACGATTTGATGTTGGCGCTTGAGGAAGCAGATATCGGTATATCAGAGCGATATCTATCAACTATTCTCCATGAATTAGTTGATAATGCGCTGAAATTCTCCTCACCAGAGACAACTATTAAAGTTAGTAGTGAAGTGGTAGGGGATATGTTGAAATTATCTGTATATGACTCAGGGCGAGGCATGACAGAAGACCAAATTGCTAAAATCGGTGCTTTCATGCAGTTTGAGCGGAAAACCTATGAGCAACAGGGCATCGGTTTGGCCTTAAAAATCGTCAAAAAAATTGTCGAACTGGCGGGAGGAGAGTTCTCTATTACCAGTGTGTATCAAAAGGAAACAACGGTAACTCTCAGTCTGCCAATTATTCGCCATTAG